In a genomic window of Diabrotica undecimpunctata isolate CICGRU chromosome 2, icDiaUnde3, whole genome shotgun sequence:
- the LOC140433788 gene encoding uncharacterized protein, whose product MEILHVTGQPFNDNTIEDYQFHTYQPYIPGKFRYNDEIRISVQDLDSLTFPANSFLYIEGKLATHDNKTPTKIKFINNSIAYLFRELRFELNGVIIDSVRDVGLVSSIKNYLSLNENQSLLLENAGWFPKMSRMENNSEVSKNNVLVDSNGNFNVCIPLRLLSGFFEDFRKIIMNMKQELILIRSNDDIDAVVSEDETERPKIDITKLYWEVPHVTPSIREQLRLNKISHTNQELPIKFRSWQMIEYPALNNSTRHTWSVRTSTKIETPRHIVVAFQNNRKSKLTKDMSKFDHCTLKNIKVFLNSERYPYNDLQLDFKTNRFAKLYEMFANFQESYYHMTLNQPIFNPIDFKTIAPLIHIDCSRQKEVIQSGSVVLRIEFETDEPTTSDISAYCLILHEKEFTYNPLTKIVKQL is encoded by the coding sequence ATGGAAATTCTTCACGTTACTGGTCAACCTTTTAATGATAACACTATTGAAGATTATCAGTTCCACACTTATCAACCATACATTCCTGGAAAATTTAGATACAATGATGAAATCCGTATTTCAGTACAAGATTTGGATAGTTTGACGTTTCCAGCAAATAGTTTTCTCTATATTGAGGGCAAATTAGCCACACATGACAATAAAACACcaaccaaaataaaatttattaataatagtaTAGCTTACTTGTTTCGTGAACTACGTTTTGAATTAAATGGGGTAATAATTGACTCAGTACGTGATGTAGGATTAGTATCAAGTATTAAAAACTATCTTAGCCTTAACGAAAATCAAAGCTTGCTATTGGAAAATGCTGGTTGGTTTCCAAAAATGAGTAGAATGGAAAATAATAGTGAAGTCTCTAAAAACAATGTTTTGGTGGATTCAAATGGAAACTTTAATGTGTGTATACCTTTAAGATTATTATCCGGATTCTttgaagattttagaaaaattattatgaacatGAAACAAGAATTGATACTAATTCGATCAAATGATGACATTGATGCAGTAGTAAGCGAAGATGAGACTGAGCGTCCAAAAATTGACATTACTAAATTATATTGGGAGGTACCACATGTAACTCCTAGTATTCGAGAACAGTTGCGACTAAACAAAATTTCACATACAAACCAAGAACTACCTATTAAATTTCGAAGTTGGCAAATGATTGAATATCCAGCCCTAAATAACTCTACACGTCACACATGGTCAGTGCGGACTAGTACCAAAATAGAAACTCCACGACACATTGTTGTTGCTTTTCAAAATAACAGAAAATCAAAATTAACAAAAGATATGAGTAAATTTGATCATTGcactttaaagaatattaaagtGTTTTTAAATTCTGAGAGGTATCCCTATAATGATCTTCAACTAGATTTTAAGACTAATAGGTTTGCCAAACTATatgaaatgtttgccaatttccaGGAGAGTTATTATCACATGACCTTAAACCAACCCATATTTAATCCAATTGACTTTAAAACAATTGCTCCACTTATACACATTGACTGCTCTCGTCAAAAAGAAGTAATTCAATCCGGATCTGTTGTGCTTCGTATAGAATTTGAGACAGATGAACCAACAACCTCTGATATCTCAGCCTATTGTCTAATACTTCACGAGAAAGAATTCACATATAACCCTCTaacaaaaattgtgaaacaattgtaa